The Ananas comosus cultivar F153 linkage group 2, ASM154086v1, whole genome shotgun sequence genome contains a region encoding:
- the LOC109706788 gene encoding putative pentatricopeptide repeat-containing protein At3g05240 → MIERRTIVSLIESCGSMRQLKQLHALAVVSGLARDVVPLSRLVEFCADPARGADLAYARALLLHLGRAPTTHMHNSLVRALSLGPDPAAALSAYRDMLRSSLAPDHFTFPFALKACARAPAPAFGRCVHARVVATGFGADVYVATALVHTYVSCGDAASARRLFDAAPNRNVVTWTTMIAGYVDNGRPSDAVSLFREMVEAAQVEPNEITMVHALAACAQSRDLDSGRWVHDTIAHLEFDPVGSNVVLATVLLDMYAKCGNLSTARVLFDRMPQRNEVSWNALIGVYNQHGQTDDVLRLFGEMRSTGCKPDNVTWLGVLGACANKGLMALGQGVHAYLEKTNSRKDVNVCTSLMDMYSKTGDACSALRIFHTLNGRDVLAWTSMIIGLAKHGHGKDALKLFKEMEEGGVVPDHITFIGVLTACSHAGMVEEGQMYFNSMRSVYGIKPTVKHYGCVVDLLSRAGHLAEAESLVRAMPIRPSIMIWGSILTGCEIYGEVGMAERIGQSVAELNPQCSGLYVLLSNIYAGAGRWHGVEMTRRLMWQKGLKKTHGSSSTEVKA, encoded by the coding sequence ATGATCGAGCGGCGCACGATCGTGTCGCTGATCGAATCATGCGGGAGCATGAGGCAGCTGAAGCAGCTGCACGCGCTCGCCGTCGTCTCCGGCCTCGCCCGCGACGTCGTCCCCCTGAGCCGCCTCGTCGAATTCTGCGCCGACCCCGCCAGGGGTGCCGACCTCGCCTACGCTCgcgccctcctcctccacctcggcCGCGCCCCCACCACCCACATGCACAACTCCCTCGTCCGCGCCCTCTCCCTCGGCCCCGACCCCGCCGCCGCGCTCTCCGCCTACCGCGACATGCTCCGCTCCTCCCTCGCCCCCGACCATTTCACCTTCCCCTTCGCCCTCAAGGCCTGCGCCcgcgcccccgcccccgccttCGGCCGCTGCGTCCACGCCCGCGTCGTCGCCACCGGCTTCGGCGCCGACGTCTACGTCGCCACCGCCTTGGTCCACACGTACGTCTCCTGCGGCGACGCGGCCTCCGCGCGGCGCCTCTTCGACGCCGCGCCGAACCGGAACGTCGTCACGTGGACCACCATGATCGCGGGCTACGTGGACAACGGTCGGCCGAGCGACGCGGTGAGCTTGTTCAGGGAAATGGTAGAGGCCGCCCAGGTGGAGCCGAACGAGATCACGATGGTGCACGCTCTCGCGGCCTGCGCTCAATCCAGGGACTTAGATAGCGGGAGGTGGGTTCACGACACCATCGCACATTTGGAATTCGACCCAGTTGGATCGAACGTCGTTCTCGCCACCGTCCTGCTGGATATGTACGCAAAGTGTGGCAATCTCAGCACCGCACGGGTCCTGTTCGACAGAATGCCTCAGAGAAATGAGGTGTCTTGGAATGCGTTGATCGGAGTCTACAACCAACACGGCCAGACCGACGACGTCCTACGGTTGTTTGGCGAAATGCGCAGCACGGGTTGCAAGCCAGATAATGTGACTTGGCTGGGGGTGTTGGGGGCCTGCGCGAATAAAGGGTTGATGGCTTTAGGCCAAGGAGTCCATGCATATCTAGAGAAGACTAACAGCCGTAAGGATGTGAATGTTTGCACTTCTCTGATGGATATGTATTCCAAGACTGGGGACGCCTGCAGTGCCCTTCGGATCTTTCATACTTTAAATGGAAGGGATGTGTTGGCGTGGACGAGCATGATCATAGGATTGGCCAAGCATGGCCATGGTAAAGATGCACTGAAACTCTTTAAGGAAATGGAGGAGGGCGGAGTCGTTCCTGACCATATTACTTTCATCGGAGTACTAACGGCATGCAGCCATGCTGGAATGGTCGAAGAGGGTCAGATGTACTTCAATTCGATGAGGAGTGTGTATGGTATTAAGCCCACGGTCAAACACTATGGGTGTGTAGTCGATCTCTTGAGTCGAGCAGGCCACTTAGCGGAGGCCGAGAGTTTAGTGAGAGCGATGCCGATTAGGCCCAGCATTATGATCTGGGGAAGTATATTGACTGGTTGTGAGATCTATGGCGAGGTTGGAATGGCGGAAAGGATAGGGCAAAGTGTAGCTGAGTTGAATCCTCAGTGTAGTGGATTGTATGTGCTTCTTTCGAATATATATGCGGGAGCAGGGAGGTGGCACGGAGTTGAAATGACGAGGAGATTGATGTGGCAGAAAGGATTGAAGAAAACTCATGGGTCTAGTTCTACTGAAGTGAAAGCATAG